The Shinella zoogloeoides genome contains the following window.
CGCAATGCCCCTGACGACGACGGCAAAGAAACGGCTGGTGACGGCGGCGCTGCTTGCGCCGGCCTCCGTATGGCTGTTCGTCTTCCTCGTGCTGCCCTTCATCGCCATGATGGTCTTCTCCGTCGGCGAGCGCGGACCGGCGGGCGGCTATCAGGCGGCCTTCACCTTCGCGCAATACGCCAACCTGCCGGCCCGCGCCGCCGCCTACTGGAACACGCTGATGCTCGCGCCGGCCGGCGCCTTCCTCTGCCTGCTGGTGGCCTATCCCACGGCCTATTACCTCGCCGTCAAGGCCGCGCCGCGCCACCGGCTGCTGCTGGTCTCGCTGGTCGTCGTGCCGTTCTGGACGAGCCTTCTCGTGCGTACCTATGCCTGGATGTTCATCCTCGGCTCGCGCGGCATCCCGAGCCTCCTCGACATGATCGGCATCGAAGACGTGCGCCTGCTCAACACGCCGGGCGCGGTTCTGCTCGGCATCGTCTACGGCTATCTGCCGCTGATGATCATGCCGATCTATGTCAGCCTCGAAAAGCTCGACCGCCGCCTGCTGGAAGCCTCGGCCGACCTCGGCGCGAAGCCGGCCTCCACCTTCTTCTCCGTCACCCTGCCGCTCTCCCTGCCGGGGGTCATGACGGGCGTCGCGCTCGTCACGATCCTGCTGCTCGGCGAATATCTCATTCCGCAGCTTCTCGGCGGCGGCAAGGTCTTCTTCATCGGCAACGCGCTGGTCGACCTCTTCCTGCAATCGCGCAACTGGCCCTTCGGCTCGGCCATCGCCGTCACGCTGGTCGCCATCGTCGTCGTGGTGCTGACGGTCGCCATGCGCATCGCCTGGAAAGTCTCCGGCACGAGACAGGTGGACCTCGTCTGATGCGCGCGCTGATAACCTCCGTCTACCTGTTCCTCTATGCGCCCATCGCGCTGGTCGTGCTGTTCTCGTTCAATGCGGGGCGCAGCGCCAGCGAGTTCACCGGCTTCTCGACGCAATGGTACGGCAAGGCGCTCGCCAATCCGTTCCTCGTCACGGCGCTGCAGAACAGCCTGATCATCGCCCTGACCAGCGCCACGCTCGCCGCCGTCTTCGGCACCATGGCCGCCCTCGGCCTCGAACGGCTCGGCAGCCGCGCCCGCCTCCTCTTCGACGGCCTGCTTGCCGCCGCCATCGTCGTGCCGGGCGTCGTCATCGGCATCGCGACGCTGGTGGCGCTGGTCGCCGTCTTCGGTGCGGTCAATCCCGCCATCGCCGCCCTCTGGCCGGGCGACAAGCCGCCGCAGCTCGGCCTCGGCTACGGCTCGATCATCGCCGCGCACGGCCTCTTCACGATGGCGCTCGTGACGATGATCGTGAAGGCGCGCATCGCCACGCTCGGGCGCGATATCGTCGAGGCCTCGGCAGACCTCTACGCCACGCCCCTCACCACCTTCCGCGATATCGTGCTGCCGCAGATATTGCCCTCGGTGCTGGCCGGCTTCCTGCT
Protein-coding sequences here:
- a CDS encoding ABC transporter permease, with the protein product MRALITSVYLFLYAPIALVVLFSFNAGRSASEFTGFSTQWYGKALANPFLVTALQNSLIIALTSATLAAVFGTMAALGLERLGSRARLLFDGLLAAAIVVPGVVIGIATLVALVAVFGAVNPAIAALWPGDKPPQLGLGYGSIIAAHGLFTMALVTMIVKARIATLGRDIVEASADLYATPLTTFRDIVLPQILPSVLAGFLLAFTFSFDDFIVAFFVAGSKTTLPIYVFASIRRGVTPEVNAIATMVLVASLFLILVARILMREKTKKSPAGE
- a CDS encoding ABC transporter permease; the encoded protein is MPLTTTAKKRLVTAALLAPASVWLFVFLVLPFIAMMVFSVGERGPAGGYQAAFTFAQYANLPARAAAYWNTLMLAPAGAFLCLLVAYPTAYYLAVKAAPRHRLLLVSLVVVPFWTSLLVRTYAWMFILGSRGIPSLLDMIGIEDVRLLNTPGAVLLGIVYGYLPLMIMPIYVSLEKLDRRLLEASADLGAKPASTFFSVTLPLSLPGVMTGVALVTILLLGEYLIPQLLGGGKVFFIGNALVDLFLQSRNWPFGSAIAVTLVAIVVVVLTVAMRIAWKVSGTRQVDLV